The proteins below come from a single Fusibacter sp. A1 genomic window:
- a CDS encoding HD-GYP domain-containing protein — protein MSTRAKDLIYSFIQSIDLFNFLLKNHHRRVAIISWHIGRKMKLSTEQLNRVVLAASLHDIGALKISERDKLIQIDIENPHPHARLGSYMLESFDPFKPLARIIFYHHWAYSDDGRFHKEIGPVPIEAYVLHLADRVDIAIDQSKPVLLQTMKVREEITKRSKDLFHPEVYKAFMEASKPDRFWLDIDNTSMREVLEKLDPELLSFEMNTSVLSQLAFTISKIIDCRSEFTSAHSYGVSQVAFKIAQLSGKDESTCEKIQIAGLLHDIGKIGISTEILEKEGPLTTEEQKHIQEHAYYTNKILFMPKELNEIAEWASHHHENHQGKGYPDNYTKGEITIEMDILSYADVFTALAERRPYRKGLSLDKIIEVLRREFVYKHGCTVFDLIVEHQDEIYNTCISALKTGHERYDKYVKLADKFEDESR, from the coding sequence ATGAGTACAAGGGCGAAAGACTTAATCTATTCATTTATCCAGTCCATCGATCTCTTCAATTTTTTGCTGAAGAATCATCACCGTCGTGTCGCAATCATCTCGTGGCATATCGGACGGAAGATGAAGTTGTCGACTGAACAGCTAAATAGGGTAGTCCTGGCAGCATCGCTTCATGATATCGGTGCGCTAAAAATCAGTGAACGTGACAAATTGATTCAGATAGACATAGAAAACCCACACCCGCATGCGAGATTGGGATCATACATGCTGGAGTCCTTTGATCCCTTTAAGCCTCTTGCGAGAATAATCTTCTACCACCACTGGGCATACAGCGATGACGGTCGATTCCATAAGGAAATTGGACCTGTTCCGATTGAAGCATATGTGCTTCATTTAGCGGACCGGGTGGATATTGCAATCGATCAGTCCAAGCCGGTCTTGCTTCAAACGATGAAAGTAAGAGAAGAAATTACAAAACGGTCCAAGGACCTGTTTCACCCTGAAGTTTATAAGGCCTTTATGGAGGCGTCCAAACCAGACCGTTTTTGGCTGGATATCGATAACACCTCTATGCGTGAGGTGCTTGAAAAATTGGATCCTGAACTCTTATCCTTTGAGATGAACACAAGCGTCTTGTCTCAACTGGCATTTACGATCTCTAAGATCATCGACTGCCGCAGCGAGTTCACAAGTGCGCACTCCTATGGAGTCAGTCAAGTCGCATTTAAAATAGCGCAACTAAGTGGAAAAGATGAATCCACATGCGAGAAGATCCAAATAGCAGGCTTATTGCATGATATAGGTAAAATAGGTATCAGCACTGAAATTTTAGAAAAAGAAGGTCCGCTGACAACAGAGGAACAAAAACATATTCAAGAACATGCCTACTACACCAATAAGATTCTTTTTATGCCAAAAGAGTTAAACGAGATTGCGGAATGGGCATCGCATCACCACGAAAATCACCAGGGTAAGGGGTATCCCGATAATTACACAAAGGGTGAGATAACGATAGAAATGGATATCTTATCTTATGCGGATGTGTTCACTGCTCTTGCAGAAAGACGACCTTACCGAAAAGGGTTGTCACTAGACAAAATTATTGAGGTTCTCAGGCGGGAATTTGTTTATAAGCATGGATGTACGGTATTCGACTTAATTGTTGAACATCAGGATGAAATCTATAATACCTGTATCTCCGCTTTGAAAACCGGTCATGAGAGATATGATAAATATGTGAAGCTTGCAGATAAATTTGAGGATGAAAGCAGATAG
- a CDS encoding stalk domain-containing protein, translated as MKKAVGLILCVVLVFGNLAFADSGMSKPVEKKTETIVVDGVTKTVTVVWADLTDKSVRINSVAAKDKIGQTAPLKEIVDSVNSEQETALAGINGTFFSAYTDMQAEGTILSDGVVEHISNKGSMFTVDGSNHADVIDGRMFIEGSTQDQWLWPFNWYAWNINHYYGSADTVMLFDKDYDGPKPTHDFTAVKVEKGIVTVISVGAFDIPSEGFLVLTKNQNVLDVFKLGYTADYRIRYENSDKELLNSYFETVRTGVGAGPILVKDGVIIADAKSEGFTETKITENKAGRSIIGVRQDGVVGMAVLSNVTVLEAAEIAKALGMVDAINLDGGGSSALYASGSYVAGPGRNISNAVVVSQLKQPLITIMLNDAPLFFDAEPFVEKSVNRTVVPLRGIAEALGAQVGWDPATSSITLTRYGTVIKMKMGSNELDVNGEITIMDMPVTKRLGRSFVPVRVITDLFGGEVGWDATTKTVSLKIELVEDVLASANSDFNSKNYTAAKQTYEKVLDLDSNQITAIKNLAYIHNVVDKNYARAIGYYEKARTFDKNDSATLGGLAWTYYSNTDYTKAIEAFTSLNELTPDAATGYYGIALCYSSYSVQNVEQAKVYFELALEKGLNDEQTKNAQNYISSH; from the coding sequence ATGAAAAAAGCTGTAGGATTAATTTTATGTGTAGTGCTGGTATTCGGTAATCTGGCATTTGCGGATTCTGGGATGAGCAAGCCGGTGGAAAAGAAAACCGAAACGATCGTAGTGGATGGTGTTACGAAGACCGTGACTGTAGTCTGGGCTGATTTAACGGATAAGAGTGTTCGAATCAATTCGGTCGCGGCGAAAGATAAGATCGGTCAGACCGCTCCTTTAAAAGAGATAGTGGATTCGGTCAACAGCGAGCAGGAGACCGCCTTAGCCGGTATCAACGGGACTTTTTTTAGCGCATACACCGATATGCAGGCGGAAGGTACAATCCTTAGCGATGGTGTTGTAGAGCATATCTCAAATAAAGGCTCGATGTTCACGGTTGACGGATCGAATCATGCGGATGTGATCGACGGCAGAATGTTTATTGAAGGCAGTACGCAAGACCAGTGGTTGTGGCCTTTCAACTGGTATGCCTGGAACATCAACCATTATTACGGAAGCGCCGATACGGTGATGCTATTTGATAAGGACTATGACGGTCCAAAACCAACTCACGATTTTACCGCTGTGAAAGTTGAAAAGGGAATTGTTACAGTCATTAGTGTAGGGGCTTTCGATATTCCAAGTGAAGGATTTTTGGTTTTGACGAAAAACCAAAATGTGCTGGATGTGTTTAAGTTGGGCTACACTGCGGATTATAGAATCAGATATGAAAATAGCGACAAGGAACTACTTAACTCCTATTTTGAGACGGTTAGAACGGGCGTCGGAGCCGGTCCTATTCTTGTTAAAGACGGAGTAATCATCGCTGATGCGAAATCAGAAGGATTCACCGAGACGAAGATCACTGAAAACAAAGCCGGCAGAAGTATCATCGGTGTACGGCAGGACGGTGTGGTAGGCATGGCGGTGCTGTCGAATGTTACAGTGCTGGAAGCTGCGGAAATTGCAAAGGCGCTTGGCATGGTCGATGCCATCAACCTTGATGGCGGTGGATCAAGCGCGCTTTATGCAAGTGGAAGCTATGTCGCAGGGCCTGGCCGCAATATCAGCAATGCGGTGGTTGTCAGCCAACTGAAACAGCCATTGATCACGATCATGCTCAACGATGCGCCGTTGTTTTTCGATGCGGAGCCATTTGTTGAAAAGTCGGTAAACAGAACGGTAGTCCCACTTAGAGGAATCGCCGAGGCCTTAGGCGCCCAGGTGGGATGGGACCCAGCGACATCATCGATTACCCTTACCCGTTACGGTACAGTCATTAAAATGAAAATGGGCAGTAACGAGCTTGACGTGAACGGTGAGATCACCATCATGGATATGCCGGTGACAAAGCGCCTTGGTAGATCCTTTGTACCGGTTCGCGTGATCACCGATCTGTTTGGCGGTGAAGTGGGGTGGGATGCGACCACGAAAACGGTATCGCTTAAGATCGAGCTTGTCGAAGACGTTCTGGCATCTGCCAACAGCGACTTCAATTCTAAAAATTACACGGCGGCAAAGCAGACTTACGAAAAGGTTTTAGATCTTGATTCCAATCAGATTACCGCAATCAAGAACTTGGCGTATATCCACAATGTGGTGGATAAGAACTATGCCCGTGCGATAGGATATTACGAAAAGGCACGAACTTTTGATAAAAATGATTCTGCCACTTTAGGTGGTCTGGCGTGGACCTATTACTCGAACACCGACTACACCAAGGCGATCGAGGCGTTTACTTCGTTAAACGAACTGACTCCGGATGCTGCGACCGGTTATTACGGAATTGCTCTTTGCTACAGCAGTTATTCGGTGCAAAACGTGGAGCAGGCAAAAGTATATTTTGAACTTGCTCTTGAAAAAGGATTGAACGACGAACAGACGAAAAATGCGCAAAATTATATTAGCAGTCATTAA
- a CDS encoding DUF362 domain-containing protein: protein MKSQVAIAKATTAQEMVKTALDLLGGVEKCIPSGMTIVLKPNAGHEGGPETAINTSPEFLRAVIQEVKKTNPKSIIIAEASAVGCKTIDCLESSGIAKVAREEGVDQLIDIKSYKNLVTQAVDNPTCSITHVDLPDFLLNEGHYFINLPIFKSHTSMVFSCALKNLKGVVQDKHHVVMHTTNLAGAVADLGSVVQPDLTIVDMINPMEGYGPHAGTPIHIGCVLAGKDMVALDATACRIAELPIEKIDYFGAVAKRGLGVYKEEEIEILGTPIKDVKKKLWMPYLEGFEAFPEYDVHVGMACSTCQGLTSFNLVRMKSLGYYEKCAGTQVIVGSYKGRKIPEGVDLDQPVHLMGRCAMGLKATIEAEGGTAYATPGCPPVEPLLSWNIMDGKENTIGNLYGEKNPIKRLGVALKLVLARLRMKKETKPFMNWLKNQER from the coding sequence ATGAAGTCTCAAGTAGCAATTGCTAAAGCGACAACCGCACAGGAAATGGTTAAGACGGCGCTTGACCTTTTAGGCGGTGTGGAAAAATGTATTCCAAGCGGCATGACCATTGTCTTAAAGCCAAATGCCGGACATGAAGGTGGCCCAGAAACCGCGATCAATACAAGCCCTGAGTTTCTACGTGCAGTCATTCAAGAAGTGAAAAAGACGAATCCTAAATCAATCATCATCGCAGAGGCGTCCGCTGTCGGATGTAAAACCATTGATTGCCTGGAATCAAGCGGCATTGCCAAAGTTGCACGAGAAGAAGGCGTTGATCAGCTGATTGACATTAAGAGCTATAAAAACCTAGTGACTCAAGCTGTGGATAATCCGACATGTAGCATTACCCATGTGGACTTGCCTGACTTTCTTTTAAATGAGGGCCATTATTTTATCAATCTACCGATTTTTAAATCGCATACTTCAATGGTCTTTAGTTGCGCCCTTAAAAACCTTAAGGGAGTGGTTCAAGACAAACACCACGTGGTGATGCATACCACAAATCTGGCAGGAGCTGTCGCGGACCTTGGATCGGTCGTTCAGCCCGATTTGACGATTGTTGATATGATCAATCCGATGGAGGGTTACGGTCCGCATGCTGGAACACCAATTCACATAGGGTGTGTGTTGGCTGGTAAAGACATGGTCGCACTCGATGCGACGGCTTGCAGGATTGCGGAACTACCAATTGAAAAAATCGACTATTTTGGTGCTGTTGCCAAAAGAGGCTTAGGTGTGTACAAGGAAGAGGAAATCGAAATTTTAGGCACACCCATAAAGGATGTGAAGAAGAAGCTGTGGATGCCATACCTTGAAGGCTTCGAAGCTTTTCCGGAGTATGACGTACATGTCGGCATGGCCTGTTCGACTTGTCAGGGACTTACATCATTCAATCTTGTGAGGATGAAGTCATTAGGGTATTATGAGAAGTGTGCCGGAACTCAGGTAATTGTTGGAAGCTACAAGGGGCGCAAGATTCCAGAAGGCGTGGATCTGGATCAACCCGTTCACCTGATGGGACGGTGCGCAATGGGATTAAAAGCTACAATTGAAGCAGAAGGTGGTACAGCCTACGCGACACCAGGCTGTCCACCGGTAGAACCACTGCTTTCGTGGAATATCATGGATGGCAAAGAGAACACAATCGGCAATCTTTATGGAGAGAAGAATCCGATCAAGAGACTTGGAGTCGCACTAAAACTGGTGCTTGCAAGGTTACGTATGAAGAAAGAGACCAAACCGTTTATGAACTGGTTGAAGAATCAAGAAAGATAA
- a CDS encoding TetR/AcrR family transcriptional regulator, whose protein sequence is MYHISNDKRSKNSAKFLYEALLVLIKEKSLTHITVSDVVKQAGIGRTSFYRCFDSIEDILQYHCDKSFEKCGDYMHHMVVVEKRYAPEETFIKPFLEFWSSRFAIIETLIAVDRTDIISKGFKHMISELKALYPKVDIPYFDYFVEVRTAIAVALLIQWIKDNRRISPSQIVEVFKDQILLDQLLYDVAVGSDR, encoded by the coding sequence ATGTACCACATTTCAAACGACAAACGCTCAAAAAATTCAGCCAAGTTTCTCTATGAAGCTCTTCTTGTCTTAATAAAAGAAAAAAGCCTGACACACATCACGGTTTCAGATGTGGTCAAGCAGGCTGGTATCGGTAGAACCTCCTTTTACAGGTGTTTTGATTCCATCGAGGACATTCTACAGTATCACTGTGACAAAAGCTTCGAAAAATGTGGTGACTATATGCATCATATGGTAGTTGTCGAAAAGAGATATGCCCCCGAAGAAACCTTCATCAAACCTTTTTTGGAGTTTTGGAGTAGCCGCTTTGCGATTATCGAAACCCTTATAGCAGTCGATCGCACAGACATCATCAGCAAGGGTTTTAAACATATGATTTCAGAACTAAAAGCCCTTTATCCCAAAGTCGACATTCCTTATTTTGACTATTTTGTCGAAGTCCGAACCGCCATCGCCGTCGCCCTGCTTATCCAATGGATCAAAGACAACAGAAGGATTTCACCTTCGCAGATTGTAGAAGTCTTTAAGGATCAGATTCTGCTTGATCAGTTACTTTATGATGTTGCTGTTGGGAGTGATAGGTAG
- a CDS encoding GNAT family N-acetyltransferase, translated as MIKVKEEEKKKYFHMFEEFTHNIPVIYSSLEGQYDGSLYVDDEVDPKIAVLFTQFAFHFIAGDSSAQNVVDLVDDMIFKQYLYTSKEKEAIVFSPSQSWNGVLDEVFKRHNGIRDERVLYKLDRKKFYERYENRSESLNTEKKIALEKENGSSIEYPICRVFVEQTCVSFCSGFMLGNGHAEIDVATEEEYRGLGYAKEAAFSLINELLKDDIEPNWCSWACKEGSRRLAESLGYDFAEEIPAHIWVEDECGKIV; from the coding sequence ATGATTAAAGTAAAAGAAGAGGAAAAGAAAAAGTATTTTCATATGTTTGAAGAGTTCACTCATAACATACCGGTTATCTATTCATCATTAGAAGGACAATATGATGGTAGCCTATACGTTGACGATGAAGTAGATCCAAAAATTGCAGTTCTGTTTACTCAATTTGCCTTTCATTTCATTGCAGGCGATTCGAGTGCTCAAAATGTAGTCGATCTTGTCGACGATATGATATTCAAGCAGTACCTTTATACTTCTAAAGAAAAAGAAGCAATCGTGTTTAGCCCAAGTCAAAGCTGGAATGGCGTGTTGGATGAAGTGTTTAAGAGACACAATGGCATAAGGGATGAGCGGGTTTTGTATAAGTTGGATAGGAAAAAGTTTTATGAAAGGTATGAAAATAGAAGCGAAAGTTTGAATACTGAGAAGAAGATCGCCTTAGAGAAAGAGAATGGGTCAAGTATCGAATATCCTATCTGCAGGGTTTTTGTAGAACAAACTTGTGTAAGCTTTTGTTCTGGATTCATGTTAGGTAACGGGCATGCTGAGATTGATGTTGCCACTGAAGAAGAGTATCGTGGTTTGGGATACGCAAAAGAGGCTGCGTTTTCATTGATTAATGAGTTGCTAAAGGATGATATCGAACCCAATTGGTGTTCGTGGGCATGTAAAGAAGGCTCAAGAAGATTGGCTGAATCACTAGGGTATGATTTTGCAGAAGAAATCCCCGCTCATATTTGGGTTGAGGATGAATGCGGTAAAATAGTTTGA
- a CDS encoding immune inhibitor A domain-containing protein, with amino-acid sequence MFKMSKKVLVVTLAIMMIFNMSFVSAMGNDKQMSMEEFAARYGNTIDLTGKLETLSKDEAFIKKIEEQLRAAAANINFDEEPVAEEEADGEFTENFGSKLFAVDFDFTTYLADFKTFTLRSIGDHIEIWVANDLGFAEGDERPAHVITQEQVDEMRDSFESTIYPKDTEFFGTPDSHMGSNAVLSYWGDVPGDYYTSEDGNDKIILLVDNVKDENYFDKNYPFYVAGFFWGTLEQLMDRNIITIDSARWDRDLEDIQGTVAHEFQHLIHRDNDGSEETFINEGMSDFAEYLCLGNHPMGHVNYFLDHPENSLVTWDEYKNAGLKPETLSDYGQAYLLTLYMYEQYGTEFVKALATDGEYQGIAAINHVLDEFGTGIDFEELFRRFSVAVAVDYEESGIYGFETIDVRVNMEAALEADKDGVPAWGADYKVINQFNKVDNIVMDGIDFLPIPPTPWQVVADPLGSDNNVFWGNEGDDKSNTLVFEADLTGLDTATLKFDNFIDIEIEWDFGFVEISTDGLNWTTLTNDNTTNAIDPDGALPIKEKLADGEGFSGYYDDWTVEEFDLTPYAGSKVYINFHYMTDGAYNDTGWFIDNIEIPEIGYMNTSDSTDGFITLLDLNKIEVKYQVTFINEKKALGKGNEKSEYTVLSFDPTNISEAEAMMLKGFGEAGNTYMIVWYAAPERVTTPVEFSYEIIEKSMAAKNKGKGNSKKK; translated from the coding sequence CAAGAAAATTGAAGAGCAACTTAGAGCAGCTGCTGCGAACATTAACTTCGATGAGGAACCGGTTGCTGAAGAAGAAGCAGATGGTGAGTTTACAGAAAACTTTGGTTCAAAATTATTTGCTGTAGATTTTGACTTTACTACCTATCTTGCTGATTTCAAAACGTTCACTTTGAGAAGCATAGGCGACCATATTGAAATATGGGTTGCTAACGACTTAGGATTTGCTGAAGGTGATGAAAGACCTGCTCATGTTATTACTCAAGAGCAAGTTGATGAAATGAGAGATTCCTTTGAAAGTACAATTTATCCAAAGGACACTGAATTCTTTGGTACGCCTGATAGTCACATGGGCAGTAATGCAGTTTTATCCTATTGGGGTGACGTACCGGGAGACTATTATACTTCAGAAGATGGAAATGACAAAATCATCCTGCTTGTTGACAATGTAAAAGACGAGAATTATTTCGATAAGAATTATCCATTCTACGTTGCCGGTTTCTTCTGGGGAACACTTGAGCAATTAATGGATAGAAACATTATTACAATCGACTCTGCTCGTTGGGATAGAGACCTTGAAGATATCCAAGGTACTGTCGCGCATGAGTTCCAACATCTGATTCATAGGGATAACGATGGTTCGGAAGAAACTTTCATCAATGAAGGTATGTCTGACTTCGCTGAATACCTATGCTTAGGTAATCACCCAATGGGTCATGTCAATTACTTCTTAGACCACCCAGAAAACTCACTAGTAACTTGGGATGAGTATAAGAATGCTGGATTAAAGCCTGAAACTCTTTCGGACTATGGTCAAGCTTACCTATTGACACTTTATATGTATGAGCAATATGGCACTGAGTTTGTTAAAGCTCTTGCTACTGACGGTGAATACCAAGGAATTGCAGCAATTAACCATGTCCTAGATGAGTTTGGCACTGGTATTGACTTTGAAGAATTGTTCAGAAGATTCTCAGTTGCTGTAGCAGTTGACTACGAAGAGTCAGGTATTTATGGCTTTGAAACAATCGATGTAAGAGTTAACATGGAAGCTGCTCTTGAAGCTGATAAAGATGGCGTTCCAGCATGGGGGGCTGACTACAAAGTAATTAATCAGTTCAACAAGGTGGATAACATCGTTATGGATGGTATTGATTTCTTACCGATTCCACCTACTCCATGGCAAGTTGTAGCTGATCCTCTTGGTTCAGACAACAATGTATTCTGGGGGAACGAAGGTGATGATAAGTCAAACACTTTAGTTTTCGAAGCTGACTTAACAGGTCTTGACACTGCAACACTTAAGTTTGATAACTTCATCGATATTGAAATAGAATGGGACTTCGGTTTTGTTGAAATTTCTACAGATGGCCTGAACTGGACTACACTAACTAACGATAATACGACTAACGCAATTGATCCTGATGGTGCTTTGCCTATCAAGGAAAAACTAGCTGACGGTGAAGGTTTCTCTGGCTATTATGATGATTGGACAGTAGAGGAATTTGACTTGACTCCATATGCAGGGTCAAAAGTATACATCAACTTCCATTACATGACTGATGGTGCATACAATGACACTGGTTGGTTTATCGATAACATCGAAATTCCAGAAATCGGCTACATGAACACTAGTGATTCTACTGATGGTTTCATAACGCTTCTAGATCTCAATAAAATAGAAGTAAAGTACCAAGTAACTTTTATCAACGAGAAAAAAGCACTTGGCAAAGGCAATGAAAAATCTGAATACACTGTACTTAGCTTTGACCCAACGAATATCTCTGAAGCTGAAGCGATGATGCTTAAAGGTTTTGGTGAAGCGGGTAACACATACATGATCGTATGGTACGCTGCTCCTGAAAGAGTGACTACTCCAGTTGAATTTTCTTACGAAATCATTGAAAAATCAATGGCAGCTAAGAACAAAGGCAAAGGAAATTCTAAAAAGAAATAG